The Vairimorpha necatrix chromosome 11, complete sequence genome window below encodes:
- a CDS encoding endonuclease, which produces MQFVNKGTFDMATAIKTVGCFSGKKEEDINTWLRDTTFTARVFGLTEDQTARLICLESKIEILQFTENSGHSRRVFKPQQFGNLEAFIDFCRKGNSLIEQQTMEYKAVSPIVIKKSPSVLKSILYDFARQCQDWSEFLRRTEEVSWIAFPMKSNTINTDETLDNRTLKVAPSKKGNMPYTIENYKINSCFTNPCYINVEFNRKRHRALIDTGADVSLIPTRVLEGTNIRFTRSSTIIRAASGTPLEFTGRCLNINFRTENTLITFSPCVTEWTPDYIILGVDAIRTNPILLEQLIRKFANTVKKGSLINKVNYISIEEKYHDMFKTEILELTLCNMGKHQIETTVAKAIYQKNGKIPLHFEEVAPVTKPDGSIRLCIDYRELNKITVKDKCPLPRIDIILDDLADATIFSTLDATSGYYQRGRHYEFNRMPFGLCIAPATFQRTMDKIFVKENRKFVIPYLDDIIIYSKNHQEHREHLEIVLRKLKAAGIALNRKKCHFFKEEIKILGNIVTNKTIKPDTEKVKPINEYNEPEFIRNLSAIAAPLYELFKGESKQSVKSISLSKKEKRAFEDLKRLLTEENIRYKINLRKPFILTTDASEQGIGAILSQIGDDGKEHFVSAFSKSLKKAHKNYSTTDKELWAVVKGIENYRHYLLGREFILKTDYKALTYLWEAKNPTSRLLRWAMKLQEYAFQSTYIKGEVNGADGLSRQNPTEKDINIIEATGPSDEDRQKILESYHLYVGHASASTMSFMISQRYKWAGMHKDIKERVEKCKTWLKSGYPLRNTKNKVIRSERPYKIWVVDLIGRICDTSGQNSFIFIAIDHYSKWVETAVINYKTGPTIMGLIQQLIIEKHGIPERILTDNGPEFINSDIKDLAEKNGIDWQYSKPEHHETVGAVERANQTSMKILNKITDFGRVSWKNKLPEATRCLNLKNKLPMLSVDKALDKEEVTFSAEETKSKRDENFEKYKKAIVKGKEEVAKKLNVSDKVLIYRETKSQKFKCNWEDGYVITEIILPDAYVVKKE; this is translated from the exons ATGCAATTCGTAAATAAAGGAACATTCGACATGGCGACAGCGATAAAAACTGTTGGCTGCTTCAGTGGAAAGAAGGAAGAGGATATAAATACATGGTTGCGTGACACAACGTTCACGGCGAGGGTTTTTGGACTGACAGAAGATCAGACCGCCAGACTTATCTGCCTGG AGTCTAAAATCGAGATTTTACAGTTCACAGAAAACTCTGGCCACTCTAGACGGGTTTTTAAACCGCAACAATTTGGCAACCTAGAGGCTTTCATAGACTTCTGCAGGAAAGGAAACTCCCTTATAGAGCAACAAACAATGGAGTACAAAGCAGTCAGCCCCATAGTAATCAAGAAGTCTCCTTCAGTCCTCAAATCAATTCTTTATGATTTTGCTAGACAATGCCAAGATTGGAGTGAATTCCTGAGGCGCACAGAGGAAGTTTCTTGGATAGCATTCCCTATGAAAAGTAACACGATTAATACGGACGAGACACTAGATAACAGGACTTTGAAGGTCGCACCATCGAAGAAGGGAAATATGCCATACACCATAGAAAACTACAAGATCAACAGCTGTTTCACTAACCCTTGCTACATAAACGTAGAATTCAATCGTAAACGACATCGAGCATTAATTGATACCGGAGCTGATGTCTCCCTGATACCCACAAGAGTCCTCGAAGGGACAAATATCAGATTTACCAGATCTTCAACGATCATACGAGCAGCATCAGGGACACCATTGGAGTTTACAGGAAGATGTCtaaatatcaattttaGGACGGAAAACACTTTAATTACTTTCAGCCCTTGCGTCACAGAATGGACACCGGACTACATAATCTTAGGAGTTGACGCTATACGAACGAACCCCATATTACTGGAACAACTGATCAGAAAATTCGCCAATACAGTCAAGAAAGGCTCACTGATTAACAAAGTCAATTACATCTCAATCGAAGAGAAATACCATGACATGTTCAAAACTGAAATTTTAGAGCTTACACTTTGCAACATGGGGAAACATCAAATCGAGACAACAGTAGCGAAGGCAATTTACCAGAAAAACGGAAAGATTCCTCTGCACTTCGAAGA AGTTGCTCCGGTAACGAAACCTGATGGGTCGATCAGGCTCTGTATAGATTACAGAGAGCTCAACAAGATAACAGTCAAAGATAAATGCCCCCTCCCACGAATTGATATAATTCTCGACGATCTAGCTGACGCTACTATCTTTTCGACATTAGATGCTACGTCGGGATATTATCAG AGAGGAAGACATTATGAATTTAACAGGATGCCGTTTGGGCTATGTATCGCTCCTGCTACTTTCCAGAGAACTATGGATAAGATCTTTGTGAAAGAAAACAGAAAATTCGTCATACCATACCTGGATGACATTATTATCTATTCTAAAAATCACCAGGAACACCGTGAACACTTGGAAATCGTATTACGTAAGCTTAAGGCAGCAGGAATCGCACTTAACAGGAAGAAGTGTCACTTCTtcaaagaagaaattaaaattctaGGAAATATAGTCACAAACAAGACGATCAAACCGGACACAGAGAAGGTCAAACCCATAAACGAGTATAATGAGCC GGAGTTCATCCGTAACTTATCAGCGATAGCAGCCCCTCTCTACGAACTGTTTAAAGGAGAGTCAAAGCAAAGTGTTAAGAGTATTTCTCTCAGCAAAAAGGAGAAACGGGCATTCGAAGATCTAAAGAGACTTCTCACAGAAGAGAACATAAGATACAAGATTAATCTCAGGAAACCGTTTATACTGACTACGGATGCGTCAGAGCAGGGAATAGGCGCGATCCTCTCACAGATTGGAGATGATGGGAAGGAGCACTTCGTAAGTGCATTCAGCAAAAGTTTAAAGAAAGCCCATAAGAACTACTCTACAACAGACAAAGAACTTTGGGCCGTTGTAAAAGGCATCGAGAACTATAGACACTACCTCCTGGGTAGAGAGTTCATACTGAAGACGGACTACAAAGCGCTGACTTATCTATGGGAAGCTAAGAACCCTACCAGTAGATTGCTGAGGTGGGCAATGAAGTTGCAGGAGTATGCATTTCAATCAACCTACATAAAAGGAGAGGTTAATGGAGCAGACGGGTTAAGCAGACAAAACCCGACAGAgaaagatataaatatcatCGAAGCTACAGGACCAAGCGATGAAGACAGACAGAAGATCTTAGAATCCTACCATCTATACGTTGGACATGCTAGCGCTAGTACGATGAGCTTCATGATTTCTCAGAGGTACAAATGGGCAGGAATGCATAAGGACATCAAGGAACGCGTAGAAAAGTGTAAAACGTGGTTGAAATCGGGATACCCATTACGAaacacaaaaaacaaagttATACGATCAGAAAGGCCATACAAAATATGGGTGGTAGATCTCATAGGACGCATATGCGACACTTCGGGTCAAAACAGCTTCATATTCATTGCTATTGACCACTACTCTAAATGGGTCGAGACAGCTGTTATTAACTATAAAACAGGGCCGACAATAATGGGATTAATCCAGCAATTGATTATCGAGAAACACGGCATTCCAGAAAGAATCTTGACTGACAACGGGCctgaatttataaattctgACATCAAAGACCTGGCCGAAAAGAACGGTATTGACTGGCAATACAGTAAACCAGAACATCACGAAACTGTAGGCGCAGTAGAAAGAGCGAATCAGACGTCAATGAAGatactaaataaaattacagATTTCGGAAGGGTAAGCTGGAAGAACAAGC
- a CDS encoding endonuclease — translation MQFVNKGTFDMATAIKTGFWTDRRSDRQTYLPGSTGPALSWIAMAFERVSELDLAEFTENSGHSRRVFKPQQFGNLEAFIDFCRKGNSLIEQQTMEYKAVSPIVIKKSPSVLKSILYDFARQCQDWSEFLRRTEEVSWIAFPMKSNTINTDETLDNRTLKVAPSKKGNMPYTIENYKINSCFTNPCYINVEFNRKRHRALIDTGADVSLIPTRVLEGTNIRFTRSSTIIRAASGTPLEFTGRCLNINFRTENTLITFSPCVTEWTPDYIILGVDAIRTNPILLEQLIRKFANTVKKGSLINKVNYISIEEKYHDMFKTEILELTLCNMGKHQIETTVAKAIYQKNGKIPLHFEE, via the exons ATGCAATTCGTAAATAAAGGAACATTCGACATGGCGACAGCGATAAAAACT GGTTTTTGGACTGACAGAAGATCAGACCGCCAGACTTATCTGCCTGGGTCTACGGGGCCAGCCCTCTCATGGATAGCAATGGCATTTGAACGGGTGTCCGAACTTGATCTGGCAGAG TTCACAGAAAACTCTGGCCACTCTAGACGGGTTTTTAAACCGCAACAATTTGGCAACCTAGAGGCTTTCATAGACTTCTGCAGGAAAGGAAACTCCCTTATAGAGCAACAAACAATGGAGTACAAAGCAGTCAGCCCCATAGTAATCAAGAAGTCTCCTTCAGTCCTCAAATCAATTCTTTATGATTTTGCTAGACAATGCCAAGATTGGAGTGAATTCCTGAGGCGCACAGAGGAAGTTTCTTGGATAGCATTCCCTATGAAAAGTAACACGATTAATACGGACGAGACACTAGATAACAGGACTTTGAAGGTCGCACCATCGAAGAAGGGAAATATGCCATACACCATAGAAAACTACAAGATCAACAGCTGTTTCACTAACCCTTGCTACATAAACGTAGAATTCAATCGTAAACGACATCGAGCATTAATTGATACCGGAGCTGATGTCTCCCTGATACCCACAAGAGTCCTCGAAGGGACAAATATCAGATTTACCAGATCTTCAACGATCATACGAGCAGCATCAGGGACACCATTGGAGTTTACAGGAAGATGTCtaaatatcaattttaGGACGGAAAACACTTTAATTACTTTCAGCCCTTGCGTCACAGAATGGACACCGGACTACATAATCTTAGGAGTTGACGCTATACGAACGAACCCCATATTACTGGAACAACTGATCAGAAAATTCGCCAATACAGTCAAGAAAGGCTCACTGATTAACAAAGTCAATTACATCTCAATCGAAGAGAAATACCATGACATGTTCAAAACTGAAATTTTAGAGCTTACACTTTGCAACATGGGGAAACATCAAATCGAGACAACAGTAGCGAAGGCAATTTACCAGAAAAACGGAAAGATTCCTCTGCACTTCGAAGAGTAA